The following are encoded together in the Lathyrus oleraceus cultivar Zhongwan6 chromosome 3, CAAS_Psat_ZW6_1.0, whole genome shotgun sequence genome:
- the LOC127126712 gene encoding uncharacterized protein LOC127126712 yields MTNMKNKTAKLLKQIIAGLTAMTKSKTMALKSKANAIKARLIIFSLMKNKKFLMTSISDKFHSIWGNHSSHHSKEDCLIEEGVNCDDHHPRAMVIYNNNARTYEALQNPSETQVVDEQDQEDGYYEHEDDKYPDLTHSLFDSEELDFGGSVIDRVKNCKEEAGKEFKLEDDIDEVADLFIRRFRRNIILQKQDSLKKKRQIEQNGT; encoded by the coding sequence ATGACCAACATGAAGAACAAAACAGCAAAGTTGTTGAAGCAAATCATAGCCGGTTTAACCGCAATGACAAAGTCAAAAACCATGGCTTTAAAATCTAAAGCAAACGCCATCAAAGCTCGTTTGATTATATTCTCACTCATGAAGAACAAAAAGTTCCTCATGACTTCCATTTCAGATAAATTCCATTCCATTTGGGGGAACCATTCTTCTCATCATTCCAAGGAAGATTGTTTAATTGAAGAAGGTGTCAACTGTGATGATCATCATCCTAGAGCCATGGTTATTTATAACAACAACGCCCGCACTTACGAAGCGTTGCAAAATCCAAGTGAAACACAAGTTGTGGATGAACAAGATCAAGAAGATGGTTACTACGAACATGAGGATGATAAGTACCCTGATTTGACTCACAGTCTTTTTGATTCTGAGGAATTGGATTTCGGAGGATCAGTGATTGATAGGGTGAAGAATTGTAAGGAAGAAGCAGGGAAAGAGTTTAAACTTGAGGATGATATTGATGAAGTTGCTGATCTTTTTATCAGAAGGTTTAGAAGAAATATAATCTTGCAGAAACAAGATTCATTGAAGAAAAAGAGACAAATCGAGCAAAATGGTACTTGA